The proteins below come from a single Nitrosospira sp. Is2 genomic window:
- a CDS encoding NYN domain-containing protein: MAAHHENISMAVFCDFENVALGVRDAKYEKFDIEPVLERLLLKGSIVVKKAYCDWDRYKTFKATMHEANFELIEIPHVRQSGKNSADIRLVVDALDLCYTKSHVNTFVIISGDSDFSPLVSKLRENAKQVIGVGVKQSTSDLLIANCDEFIFYDDLVREIQRAAAKRDSKETQPSARRQPDAEKLPREELEARKSKAINLAVQTFDALVSERGDSGKIWASTLKQAIKRRKPDFNETYFGFRAFGNLLEEAQARGLLELGRDEKSGTYVYRGSGEMVDRETAAEPETAHGPETAPVGNELGPSREPEAATIAAPEVTAPAAAEDTPARHETRPRRGGSRIPRDRKAETASAHVPQVAPVAQTEQIESQAAAAGADPAPEDTAVPVATATIEETIGKNETRRRRRDGRKLRDRKAEAALPQVPQSAQIAQVEPEAAAVGAEAAPEDTAVPVATPTIEETIGRHETRRRRHDGRKLRGRKAEAARVDPASRETTVQATPEASSPASSSIATSTAPLETMAPTKPKTATRSRRPRKTETTADGTG; the protein is encoded by the coding sequence ATGGCTGCACACCACGAAAACATCAGCATGGCCGTATTCTGCGACTTCGAAAATGTCGCGCTGGGCGTGCGCGACGCGAAGTATGAGAAGTTCGACATCGAGCCCGTACTTGAACGCCTCCTGCTCAAGGGCAGTATTGTCGTCAAGAAAGCGTATTGCGACTGGGATCGATACAAGACATTCAAGGCGACGATGCACGAGGCCAATTTCGAGCTGATCGAAATTCCTCACGTGCGTCAATCCGGCAAGAACTCAGCGGACATCCGCCTGGTTGTCGATGCGCTTGACCTTTGTTACACCAAATCCCATGTCAATACGTTTGTCATTATCAGCGGCGACTCCGATTTTTCGCCGCTGGTTTCCAAGCTCCGCGAGAATGCCAAGCAGGTAATCGGGGTAGGCGTCAAGCAATCAACCTCCGACCTGCTGATCGCCAACTGCGACGAATTCATTTTTTACGACGATCTCGTGCGCGAAATCCAGCGCGCTGCGGCCAAGCGCGACAGCAAGGAAACGCAGCCCTCGGCCAGGCGCCAGCCCGACGCGGAGAAGCTTCCTAGAGAAGAACTGGAAGCGCGAAAGAGCAAGGCAATTAATCTCGCTGTGCAGACCTTCGATGCGCTGGTATCGGAGCGGGGCGATAGCGGCAAGATATGGGCGTCCACGCTGAAGCAGGCGATCAAGCGCCGTAAACCGGACTTCAATGAGACTTATTTTGGCTTCCGCGCCTTTGGCAACCTGCTCGAGGAGGCGCAGGCGCGTGGCCTGCTCGAACTGGGCCGTGACGAGAAGTCCGGCACGTATGTCTATCGCGGCAGCGGCGAAATGGTCGACCGTGAAACAGCGGCCGAGCCGGAAACAGCTCACGGGCCGGAAACGGCGCCCGTAGGGAACGAACTGGGGCCGAGCCGCGAGCCTGAGGCTGCTACCATAGCCGCTCCCGAGGTTACGGCACCGGCAGCAGCCGAGGATACCCCCGCAAGACATGAAACGCGCCCGCGCCGGGGTGGCAGTCGCATACCGAGGGACAGGAAGGCAGAAACCGCCTCAGCCCACGTCCCCCAGGTTGCACCGGTCGCGCAGACTGAGCAGATCGAGTCCCAGGCGGCAGCAGCGGGAGCGGACCCGGCGCCCGAGGACACCGCGGTCCCGGTTGCCACGGCAACGATTGAGGAGACGATCGGAAAAAACGAAACGCGCCGACGCCGGCGCGATGGCCGCAAGCTGAGGGACAGGAAGGCAGAGGCCGCCTTACCCCAGGTCCCCCAGAGTGCGCAAATTGCACAGGTAGAGCCCGAGGCAGCAGCAGTGGGAGCGGAGGCCGCGCCCGAGGATACCGCGGTCCCGGTTGCCACGCCGACGATTGAGGAGACCATCGGAAGGCACGAAACACGTCGGCGCCGACATGATGGCCGGAAGTTAAGGGGCAGGAAGGCAGAGGCCGCCCGTGTGGATCCAGCCTCCAGGGAAACAACGGTCCAGGCCACGCCCGAAGCTTCGTCCCCCGCCTCGTCCTCGATCGCGACCTCCACCGCGCCACTGGAAACAATGGCCCCGACAAAACCGAAGACGGCGACGCGCAGCCGGCGCCCGCGCAAAACAGAAACGACAGCGGACGGGACCGGCTAG
- a CDS encoding surface-adhesin E family protein: MRTGILVLAMAIFSGSAWSAEWTLVKDNAKSGEKTYIDKSNVVRIGPLAQMSSLTNYQRPKGVAGRKHLSEKALVEFDCENREFRKLEFYWYSLHDGEGELIYSYKDLGTKLPVAPKSADEAAWKIACEKK; encoded by the coding sequence ATGCGGACAGGTATTCTGGTTCTGGCCATGGCGATCTTTTCTGGTTCTGCGTGGTCTGCGGAATGGACATTGGTCAAGGACAATGCGAAATCAGGCGAAAAAACATATATAGATAAAAGCAACGTCGTGAGGATAGGACCGTTGGCTCAGATGTCGTCGCTGACCAATTATCAGCGCCCCAAGGGCGTGGCCGGCAGGAAACACCTGTCGGAAAAGGCCTTGGTCGAGTTTGACTGCGAAAACCGCGAATTCCGAAAACTGGAATTCTACTGGTATTCGCTCCATGACGGAGAGGGTGAGCTAATTTATTCCTACAAAGACCTGGGTACCAAGCTGCCAGTTGCCCCGAAGTCTGCCGACGAGGCTGCATGGAAGATCGCTTGCGAAAAGAAATAA
- a CDS encoding PEP-CTERM sorting domain-containing protein yields the protein MKFKNLAVVAALLLGPSLTHAATIFSDNFDSYVPDQLNWVPPGISGWTITGGTVDLHGAGGGYDVLPGNGSYVDLDGSSFASGLFLNNVNLTGGTTYLLSFDLSGSQRGIHTDTVQVSFGSTTASYLLNSTDPFSTFTLNFTPGSDGSYSLSYLNAGGDNRGAFLDNVSVSSVPGPVSNVPEPETYTMILAGLAMMGLVARRRKAGTA from the coding sequence ATGAAATTCAAGAATCTTGCCGTAGTTGCTGCACTTCTTCTCGGACCCTCCCTTACCCATGCGGCGACCATCTTTTCGGATAATTTCGATAGCTATGTACCGGATCAGCTTAATTGGGTTCCACCTGGTATAAGTGGTTGGACGATAACGGGCGGCACCGTTGACCTGCACGGCGCTGGAGGGGGCTATGATGTTCTTCCGGGCAATGGAAGCTACGTGGATCTGGATGGCAGCAGTTTCGCCAGCGGCCTGTTCCTGAACAACGTCAACCTGACTGGGGGTACAACCTACCTTCTTTCTTTTGATCTGAGCGGCAGCCAGCGCGGGATCCATACCGACACGGTACAGGTCAGCTTCGGCAGCACCACTGCCTCGTACCTGCTCAACAGTACCGACCCATTCTCGACTTTTACCTTAAATTTCACCCCAGGCAGCGATGGCTCTTATAGCCTGAGCTACCTGAACGCTGGCGGGGACAACAGGGGGGCTTTTCTCGATAACGTATCGGTGTCTTCTGTTCCGGGACCGGTGTCGAATGTCCCTGAACCCGAAACCTACACCATGATACTGGCGGGATTGGCGATGATGGGGCTCGTTGCGCGCAGGCGCAAGGCGGGGACTGCTTAA
- a CDS encoding EexN family lipoprotein — MKQKAFIVSAAASALLLSALAGCESQPKEEVRPVEWYLKNESDRAAKLIECQSKPGTIDATPNCVNASRAENEATARAKWVTNSEGIRTEPPVPVYP, encoded by the coding sequence ATGAAGCAGAAAGCGTTCATTGTTTCGGCTGCGGCAAGTGCGCTGTTGCTGTCAGCGCTGGCAGGCTGCGAAAGCCAGCCCAAAGAGGAAGTCCGGCCGGTGGAATGGTACCTGAAGAACGAGTCGGACCGCGCTGCGAAGCTGATAGAGTGCCAATCCAAACCGGGGACAATTGATGCGACCCCCAACTGCGTCAATGCCAGCCGTGCCGAAAACGAGGCAACGGCACGGGCAAAGTGGGTCACGAACAGCGAAGGGATCAGGACCGAGCCGCCAGTTCCGGTTTATCCCTGA
- a CDS encoding VOC family protein → MFKFNEAISFQINCDDQKEVDYYWEKLGEGGDEKARQCGWLKGKYGVSWQVVPVVLMKMLNDLDKQKSQKVMKAMLQMKKIDVSELHRAAVAE, encoded by the coding sequence ATATTCAAGTTCAACGAGGCGATTTCATTCCAGATCAATTGTGACGATCAGAAAGAAGTGGATTATTACTGGGAGAAGCTGGGCGAGGGCGGTGACGAGAAAGCGCGGCAGTGCGGCTGGCTCAAGGGCAAATACGGCGTGTCGTGGCAGGTCGTTCCCGTCGTTTTGATGAAAATGCTAAACGATCTCGATAAGCAGAAATCCCAAAAGGTAATGAAAGCGATGCTGCAAATGAAGAAAATCGACGTCTCCGAACTGCATCGAGCCGCAGTCGCGGAATAG
- a CDS encoding GFA family protein codes for MNDEKTYKGSCFCGAVQFTVSGEPDGMGYCHCESCRHWSAGPVNAFTLWKTEALQVTQGAENTGTYSKTPNSYRKWCKTCGGHIFTEHPGLGLVDVYAAVIPGFPYRPGVHVHYQETVLPIRDGLPKMKDLPGEMGGSGISMAE; via the coding sequence ATGAATGACGAAAAAACCTACAAGGGCAGCTGTTTTTGCGGTGCGGTTCAGTTCACGGTCAGCGGGGAGCCAGATGGAATGGGTTACTGTCACTGCGAGTCCTGCCGGCACTGGTCCGCGGGGCCCGTGAATGCCTTCACGTTGTGGAAAACCGAAGCGTTGCAGGTTACGCAGGGGGCGGAAAACACCGGTACCTACAGCAAGACGCCGAATAGTTATCGCAAGTGGTGCAAAACCTGCGGCGGCCACATCTTCACCGAGCATCCAGGCCTGGGGCTTGTGGATGTGTATGCGGCTGTCATCCCGGGCTTTCCGTATCGCCCTGGTGTCCACGTGCACTACCAGGAGACCGTGCTGCCAATCAGGGACGGGCTACCGAAGATGAAGGACCTCCCAGGGGAGATGGGAGGCTCGGGTATCAGCATGGCGGAATAA
- a CDS encoding CDP-alcohol phosphatidyltransferase family protein: MIRDFQLADFFTLGNAGCGVAAVFFAMLYLDGRSVLHFYSSAGMIAAAFVFDVLDGRVARWRRAHSPLGRELDSLADILSFGMAPAALGFASGMRGGWDWIALAYFVCCGVSRLARFNITAETLSAGADKVTHFEGTPIPTSVVLVSALVFAAWTGRIGEQLYWGVWMIGPWELHPLALLFVLSGTLMISKTLRIPKI, translated from the coding sequence ATGATCCGCGATTTCCAGCTCGCGGACTTCTTCACGCTCGGAAACGCCGGCTGCGGCGTCGCCGCGGTGTTCTTCGCCATGCTTTATCTGGACGGGCGCTCGGTGTTGCATTTCTACAGTTCCGCCGGGATGATCGCCGCCGCGTTCGTATTCGACGTGCTCGACGGGAGAGTCGCGCGATGGCGCCGCGCGCATTCCCCGCTCGGGCGGGAGCTCGACTCTCTCGCGGACATCCTCTCGTTCGGCATGGCTCCCGCCGCCCTCGGTTTTGCTTCGGGGATGCGCGGCGGCTGGGATTGGATCGCGCTGGCTTACTTCGTATGCTGTGGGGTAAGCCGGCTGGCGCGATTCAACATCACGGCCGAAACGCTCTCTGCAGGGGCGGATAAGGTGACGCATTTCGAGGGCACGCCCATTCCGACCAGCGTTGTCCTGGTCTCCGCGCTGGTATTCGCTGCCTGGACCGGGCGTATTGGGGAGCAGCTTTATTGGGGCGTCTGGATGATCGGACCGTGGGAACTGCATCCACTGGCGCTGCTGTTCGTACTCTCAGGCACTCTGATGATCAGTAAAACCCTTCGAATCCCGAAAATTTGA
- a CDS encoding lipase family protein produces MPTTWDDLLRPGSATDFFARKEFPPFDPQAAAYSRANALWLAELSRLVYRHDVEEDNFPPRPGRSHFLKRGGFKQRAFHISEKTNTKAMLVEPLGPPAFAVLIFRGTQRSYKDARTDLHCGIPWSSEGKIRVHTGFGAALDSVWDDIERQLSGLACPLFYTGHSLGAALAVLAASRRAPQAVYSFASPRIGNEAFVASLADVPIYRVVDDQDAVTSLPPKLLGFRHVGVLQLLRAPQEDRSFWEAFVAGPPKPLADHAPVNYVDRI; encoded by the coding sequence ATGCCCACCACCTGGGATGATCTTCTCCGCCCCGGGAGCGCGACCGATTTCTTTGCCCGAAAGGAATTTCCTCCATTCGATCCGCAAGCAGCCGCATACAGCCGCGCTAATGCGCTATGGCTGGCTGAACTAAGCCGGCTGGTTTACCGTCACGATGTCGAGGAAGACAATTTCCCTCCACGGCCTGGGCGCAGTCATTTTCTGAAACGGGGCGGGTTCAAGCAGCGTGCCTTTCACATTTCGGAGAAAACCAATACCAAGGCGATGCTGGTGGAGCCCCTCGGGCCCCCAGCGTTCGCGGTGCTGATATTTCGCGGCACGCAGCGGAGCTACAAGGATGCCAGGACCGACCTTCACTGTGGGATTCCGTGGTCGAGCGAGGGTAAAATTCGGGTGCACACTGGTTTTGGGGCTGCGCTGGATTCAGTCTGGGACGATATAGAGCGACAACTTTCCGGCCTCGCCTGTCCGCTCTTCTATACCGGGCACAGTCTGGGGGCGGCGCTTGCCGTGCTCGCGGCATCCCGGCGCGCGCCACAGGCCGTCTATTCATTCGCCTCGCCACGGATCGGCAATGAGGCGTTTGTCGCTTCGCTGGCGGATGTGCCCATCTATCGCGTGGTGGACGATCAGGACGCAGTCACGTCACTCCCCCCGAAGCTGCTCGGCTTCCGGCATGTGGGGGTGCTCCAGTTGTTAAGAGCGCCCCAGGAAGATCGTTCCTTTTGGGAGGCTTTTGTTGCCGGCCCGCCAAAACCATTGGCCGATCACGCGCCGGTCAACTATGTGGACAGGATATGA
- a CDS encoding SGNH/GDSL hydrolase family protein, with translation MRDDEFDDTRRRLLKTLAAGAAVVAFNARGSAMPDKVFTVCTFGDSILDCARYNEHGVHPGQLIVRNDDYLFPDFKGRDLSSSAPAQLDHRAQDGAIVSDLSRQARGINLPGPAVALVTIGGNDLLTGLAADRGGGIMRFERTLDAFLRALPLRPVLLGTVFDPTFGDDSRNFLSVDARIARPNLNRINGIIAELASHYGQFVDVHGHFLRGDPSWFTRTIEPSLRGASEVRAAFLPAVLKAREDQLGAAPSAPRRRWWMW, from the coding sequence ATGAGAGATGATGAGTTTGACGATACCCGCCGCCGGTTATTGAAGACGCTTGCGGCCGGTGCCGCGGTGGTGGCATTCAATGCCAGAGGATCAGCCATGCCGGACAAGGTGTTTACTGTTTGCACGTTCGGCGATTCCATCCTCGACTGTGCGCGGTATAACGAACATGGAGTCCACCCCGGCCAACTGATCGTGCGCAACGACGATTATTTATTCCCCGATTTCAAGGGCCGTGACTTGTCATCGTCCGCGCCTGCGCAGCTCGACCATCGCGCACAGGATGGGGCCATAGTCAGTGACCTGTCCCGGCAGGCGCGCGGGATCAACCTCCCCGGTCCCGCGGTTGCGCTGGTAACGATTGGCGGGAACGATCTCCTCACCGGCCTTGCCGCGGACCGGGGTGGCGGCATTATGCGCTTTGAGCGGACGCTCGACGCGTTCCTGCGTGCGCTGCCCTTGCGCCCGGTTCTGCTCGGCACGGTTTTCGACCCAACCTTTGGCGATGACTCCCGCAACTTTCTCAGTGTCGACGCCCGTATCGCCCGACCCAACTTGAACCGCATCAACGGCATTATCGCGGAACTCGCTTCGCATTACGGACAGTTTGTGGACGTGCATGGTCACTTTCTACGCGGCGACCCCTCCTGGTTTACGCGCACGATCGAACCCAGCCTGCGGGGAGCCTCGGAAGTGCGCGCCGCATTCCTGCCGGCGGTGCTGAAGGCGCGTGAGGACCAGCTTGGAGCGGCGCCTTCGGCACCGCGCAGACGGTGGTGGATGTGGTGA
- a CDS encoding PEP-CTERM sorting domain-containing protein — MIIKECFKVRHCILVAVFVTGLGPVTHAAAQQRSFLVDLNTRTVTLLGTIGERAIASGINDAGQVVGSSFTSGEGSHGFITGPNGVGIRDLGSLGGVFSEANGINNAGQAIGQTDEAGRPAGAFITGPNGVGMTALGALNGDTQSSAWGINNSGQVVGISVSDGNPAPPAHAFITGPNGVGMRPLGTLGGGSSGAQDINDTGQVVGDSVTAEGRHRAFITGPNGVEMRDLGTLAGDYRSDAWAINNAGQVVGRALTAAGLSHAFITGPDGLGMRALGTLDGDVSSSAWDINDAGQVVGTSVTAEGHQRAFFTGSNGTDLTDLNSLVELPQGVILTEAMGINNYGQVVAVGVGILVPEPETYAMLLAGLGMVGFMARNRNQRRLSLAQTPIRPK, encoded by the coding sequence ATGATAATCAAAGAATGCTTCAAAGTCCGCCACTGCATCCTGGTCGCGGTCTTCGTTACCGGTCTGGGTCCTGTTACCCACGCGGCAGCACAGCAACGCTCGTTTCTTGTCGACCTCAACACCCGGACCGTAACGCTCCTTGGCACGATAGGCGAGCGTGCCATAGCTTCTGGCATCAATGATGCTGGGCAGGTAGTGGGGTCTTCTTTCACATCCGGAGAAGGTTCTCATGGTTTCATCACCGGCCCCAATGGGGTGGGCATAAGAGACCTCGGCAGTTTAGGCGGAGTTTTCAGTGAAGCTAATGGGATCAACAACGCCGGGCAGGCGATTGGACAAACCGATGAAGCCGGACGCCCTGCCGGTGCCTTCATTACCGGTCCCAACGGGGTGGGGATGACGGCGCTTGGCGCACTGAACGGGGATACCCAAAGCTCTGCCTGGGGCATCAACAACTCGGGGCAGGTAGTGGGAATCTCTGTATCAGATGGAAACCCGGCGCCGCCTGCTCATGCCTTCATCACCGGTCCGAATGGGGTGGGCATGAGGCCACTTGGCACCTTGGGCGGAGGTTCCAGCGGCGCCCAGGATATCAACGATACGGGGCAGGTAGTAGGAGATTCCGTCACGGCTGAAGGCCGTCATCGCGCCTTCATCACCGGCCCCAATGGAGTGGAGATGAGAGACCTTGGCACGTTGGCCGGGGATTACCGCAGCGATGCCTGGGCCATCAACAATGCTGGGCAGGTGGTGGGACGAGCTCTCACAGCCGCAGGCCTTTCCCATGCGTTCATCACCGGCCCCGATGGATTAGGCATGAGAGCCCTTGGTACGTTAGACGGGGATGTTTCCAGCTCTGCCTGGGACATCAACGATGCCGGGCAGGTAGTGGGGACATCCGTAACGGCCGAAGGCCATCAGCGCGCCTTTTTCACCGGTTCAAATGGAACGGACCTGACAGACCTCAATTCCCTGGTAGAGCTGCCGCAGGGGGTAATTTTAACGGAGGCCATGGGTATCAACAACTATGGACAAGTCGTCGCGGTAGGGGTAGGGATTCTTGTTCCCGAACCTGAAACCTATGCCATGCTCCTCGCAGGACTGGGCATGGTGGGCTTCATGGCGCGAAACCGCAACCAGCGGAGGCTTTCGCTGGCCCAAACTCCGATCAGGCCCAAGTGA
- a CDS encoding PEP-CTERM sorting domain-containing protein: MILKNIVALTPILLGCSLTHAASQVFSDDFNNYVPDQFNWSPPVSSGWSVTDGTVDLNGAGGNYDFLPGNGSYVDLDGSSFVSGLFSNHVNLVGGTTYLLSFDLAGSHRGTLADTVHVGFGSATASYMLDSMDAFSTYTLSFTPATNGTYSFSYLDVSGDNRGLFLDNVSVTAVPEPATSAMLLAGLGVLGCWVRLKNCKTRRIQPSGA, encoded by the coding sequence ATGATATTAAAGAACATTGTGGCCCTCACCCCGATTCTTCTGGGTTGCTCGCTTACGCATGCCGCATCCCAGGTATTTTCCGATGATTTTAATAACTACGTGCCCGATCAATTCAATTGGTCGCCCCCCGTATCGAGTGGCTGGAGCGTAACGGACGGCACTGTCGATTTGAATGGGGCGGGTGGCAACTACGACTTTCTTCCCGGCAACGGAAGTTACGTCGATCTGGATGGGAGCAGTTTTGTCAGCGGCCTGTTTTCAAACCATGTCAACCTGGTCGGAGGCACGACCTATCTGCTTTCATTTGACCTTGCCGGCAGCCATCGCGGCACCCTGGCCGACACGGTGCACGTCGGTTTCGGCAGCGCGACCGCATCCTACATGCTCGACAGCATGGACGCCTTTTCGACCTATACCTTGAGCTTCACCCCGGCCACCAATGGCACTTACAGCTTTAGCTACCTGGATGTCAGCGGGGACAATAGAGGGCTGTTTCTCGATAACGTATCAGTGACTGCCGTCCCTGAACCGGCGACTTCCGCCATGCTGCTCGCCGGGTTAGGGGTACTGGGTTGCTGGGTGCGCCTTAAAAACTGCAAAACCCGGCGTATCCAACCCTCCGGGGCCTGA
- a CDS encoding SDR family oxidoreductase produces the protein MKTKDDAMASRRQFVGGVTAGLAAALTSPAFAQQGATPAAPGASADPRRHGGRPATQSSKQDPTTQYRRPPFPPQQQDPPGLAGKMDPRPDHGETSYRGSGKLVGRKALLTGGDSGIGRAAAIAFAREGADVAINYLPVEEPDAREVIELIRAEGRKAIAIPGDIREERFCNKLVADAVRELGGLDILVNNAAAQAAQHSILDLTTEQFDSTFKTNVYAMFWITKAAMPHLEPGAAIINTSSVQAYDPSPTLLDYAQTKACMVIFTKSLAKQVARQGIRVNAVAPGPFWTPLQPSGGQPPENITTFGEKTPMGRPGQPAELGALYVYLASQEASYVTGQVYGASGGEGNP, from the coding sequence ATGAAAACAAAAGACGATGCCATGGCATCCCGACGGCAATTCGTCGGCGGGGTGACCGCGGGGCTGGCTGCCGCGCTGACGTCTCCGGCGTTTGCACAGCAGGGAGCCACACCTGCGGCGCCCGGCGCCTCGGCGGATCCCCGGCGTCATGGGGGGCGGCCAGCGACACAATCGAGCAAACAGGACCCGACGACCCAATACCGGCGCCCGCCTTTTCCGCCGCAGCAGCAGGACCCGCCCGGCCTTGCCGGCAAAATGGACCCGCGGCCGGATCACGGCGAAACGAGCTACCGGGGCTCCGGTAAACTCGTGGGCAGGAAGGCGCTCCTCACGGGAGGCGACTCCGGCATTGGCCGCGCCGCTGCGATTGCCTTCGCGCGTGAAGGCGCGGACGTTGCGATCAACTATCTGCCGGTGGAGGAACCGGATGCGCGCGAGGTCATCGAGCTGATCCGGGCGGAGGGGCGCAAGGCGATCGCGATCCCCGGAGATATCCGCGAAGAGCGCTTTTGCAACAAGCTGGTCGCCGACGCTGTGCGCGAGCTGGGCGGGCTGGACATCCTGGTCAACAACGCGGCGGCGCAGGCGGCGCAACATTCGATCCTGGACCTAACCACCGAGCAGTTCGACTCGACGTTCAAGACCAATGTCTATGCGATGTTCTGGATAACCAAAGCGGCGATGCCGCACCTTGAACCCGGCGCGGCAATCATCAATACATCTTCCGTCCAGGCTTACGATCCGTCCCCGACGCTGCTTGATTACGCGCAGACAAAAGCGTGCATGGTGATCTTCACAAAATCGCTGGCGAAGCAGGTTGCAAGGCAGGGCATACGGGTAAATGCGGTGGCGCCGGGGCCGTTCTGGACTCCCTTGCAGCCCAGCGGCGGACAGCCCCCCGAGAACATAACGACGTTCGGGGAGAAAACGCCCATGGGGCGTCCGGGCCAGCCGGCGGAACTAGGCGCCCTATATGTATACCTTGCATCTCAGGAGGCGAGCTATGTAACCGGGCAGGTATACGGGGCGTCGGGCGGGGAGGGCAATCCTTAA